The Manihot esculenta cultivar AM560-2 chromosome 11, M.esculenta_v8, whole genome shotgun sequence genome includes a region encoding these proteins:
- the LOC110626744 gene encoding protein NODULATION SIGNALING PATHWAY 1 yields the protein MTIEEPEPNLISDHILDWLEDSASFLPSFFDDPSNYNSGDVNGCQWWNQTEEICQGLSSTTNTTLNAPSDPTSSNHQQPSNSSRKRGATGDPVPKTSQNHHQGKKQNHRIRISNEDQDGEQVIEVVAGKRSYRKNKGNSKSTGNNGNNGNNKEGRWAEDLLNPCAAAITTGNFSRVQHFLYVLHELASSAGDANHRLAFFGLQALTHHLSSSTTSASVGPISFTSIEPKFFQRSLLKFYEISPWFSFPNNIANSSILQILAQELDHKQSLHILDIGVSHGVQWPTLLEALTRRPGGPPPLVRITVVTATVENDQNTDTPFSVGPPGDNFPPRLLNFAKSMNINLQINRLDNIPLQKLNGQIINTNPEEILIVCAQFRLHHLNHNNPDERTEFLRFLRDMEPKGVVLSENNADCSCNSCGDFATGFSRRVDYLWKFLDSTSSAFKGRDSEERRVMEGEAAKALTNRGEMNEGKERWCERMRRVGFVGEVFGEDAIDGGRALLRKYDSNWEMKIEEKDECVGLWWKGQPVSFCSLWKLDMNMKGK from the coding sequence ATGACTATTGAGGAACCAGAGCCAAACCTCATCTCAGATCACATACTAGATTGGTTAGAAGATTCAGCATCTTTCCTGCCTTCCTTCTTCGATGATCCTTCCAACTACAACTCCGGCGATGTAAACGGCTGTCAATGGTGGAATCAAACTGAAGAAATCTGCCAAGGTCTCAGCAGCACCACCAATACCACCTTAAATGCACCAAGTGATCCCACATCTTCCAATCATCAACAACCTTCCAATTCTTCCAGAAAACGGGGAGCCACGGGTGACCCAGTtcctaaaacatcacagaaTCATCATCAGGGGAAGAAGCAGAATCATCGGATTCGGATCAGCAATGAAGATCAAGATGGTGAACAAGTAATTGAAGTGGTGGCAGGGAAAAGATCATATAGAAAAAACAAAGGAAATAGTAAAAGCACAGGAAATAACGGGAATAACGGTAATAACAAGGAAGGAAGATGGGCAGAGGATTTGCTTAACCCTTGTGCAGCTGCTATCACCACCGGAAACTTTTCGCGTGTTCAACACTTTCTCTATGTTCTCCATGAGCTTGCTTCATCCGCCGGAGATGCTAACCACCGGCTAGCGTTTTTTGGCCTTCAAGCTTTGACTCACCACCTATCATCTTCAACAACCTCTGCCTCTGTCGGCCCTATATCTTTCACTTCCATAGAGCCAAAGTTCTTTCAGCGATCTTTACTCAAATTCTATGAGATTAGTCCTTGGTTTTCATTTCCTAATAACATTGCAAATTCGTCGATCCTTCAAATTCTTGCTCAAGAACTAGATCACAAGCAGAGTCTCCATATTCTTGATATTGGGGTCTCCCATGGTGTTCAATGGCCTACGCTTCTCGAGGCCTTAACTCGCCGACCTGGAGGACCTCCTCCTCTGGTACGCATCACGGTCGTTACTGCCACCGTCGAAAATGATCAAAACACTGACACCCCATTTTCAGTAGGTCCTCCGGGAGATAATTTTCCCCCAAGATTACTCAATTTTGCCAAGTCCATGAACATCAACTTGCAAATCAATAGACTTGATAACATCCCGTTACAAAAACTCAATGGACAAATCATTAACACTAACCCCGAAGAAATCTTAATAGTTTGTGCTCAATTCAGACTCCATCATCTAAATCACAACAATCCAGATGAGAGAACCGAGTTCTTGAGGTTTCTGAGAGATATGGAGCCAAAAGGAGTGGTACTTAGTGAAAACAACGCAGATTGCAGCTGCAACAGTTGTGGGGATTTTGCAACAGGATTTTCAAGAAGAGTGGATTACTTATGGAAGTTTTTGGACTCAACAAGCTCAGCTTTCAAAGGCAGAGATAGTGAAGAAAGAAGAGTAATGGAAGGAGAGGCAGCCAAGGCATTAACGAATCGTGGAGAGATGAATGAAGGGAAAGAAAGATGGTGTGAAAGGATGAGAAGGGTGGGGTttgtaggtgaggtttttggagaGGATGCCATTGATGGAGGTCGAGCATTGTTAAGGAAGTATGACAGTAACTGGGAgatgaaaatagaagaaaaagatGAGTGTGTTGGGTTATGGTGGAAAGGGCAGCCTGTTTCTTTCTGTTCATTATGGAAGTTGGACATGAATATGAAAGGGAAATGA